Proteins co-encoded in one Solea senegalensis isolate Sse05_10M linkage group LG8, IFAPA_SoseM_1, whole genome shotgun sequence genomic window:
- the LOC122773368 gene encoding rap1 GTPase-activating protein 2-like isoform X1 gives MSQTGGRIHNKKAGIRAAVILIGLLHKSRKAKEKEREKEESEGKQEQLNISSVPLGECPPSPPRTAPPSMKSAEFFDMLERMQVPKPEETKKWKDDYIPYPRIEDVLEKGGPYPQVILPQFGGYWIEDVEAPAGTPSSSESSFCEEEDREDGMSPGGGHTYRLECNSTARAYRKHFLGKEHMNYYCTGSSIGNLILSLKHEEAEAQEFLRIMLRSRAKTVHDRISLAGINQLPSVPQIAKLLCDDATGLKFNPVLYPRGSQLIVAYDEHEVNNTFKFGVIYQKCGQTSEEELFGNNEETPAFKEFLSILGENIDLQDFKGFRGGLDVSHGQTGSESVYTVFRQREIMFHVSTKLPYTEGDVQQLQRKRHIGNDIVAAVFQEGPTPFVPDMIASNFLHAYVLVQAENPCTENTTYKVSVTAREDVPPFGPLLPNPAVFKKGPEFRDFLLTKLINAENACYKSDKFAKLEGRTRAALLDNLHDELHRQSQATLGLGQAGDEDKLENGGHGGLLESFKRAMRVRSHSMETMVGSQRHRSPGVGGGVPASLSGGGLPQSTSECTKSTFNPPVLPGKSPLKSPVKRRSGLFPRLHSSTEIPTDKHTRSDQKPAETCPLSQEVRSETSNPSSPEICPNKERPFMKMKECSGGRPNISRSSSSTSSFSSTTGETEALEELDPVSHPSIASSSAFSPSLSVDSQGSGTPVIMCRSPTDGKNKMSPRSNLKFRFDKISHSSTASE, from the exons ATGTCTCAGACTGGAGGACGGATCCACAACAAAAAGGCTGGCATTCGGGCTGCTGTGATCCTGATTGGACTCCTGCACAAGTCGCGCAAAGccaaggagaaggagagggagaaagaggagagtgaAGG GAAACAGGAGCAGCTGAATATTTCCAGCGTCCCTCTGGGAGAATGTCCACCATCGCCGCCCCGCACTGCACCGCCCAGCATGAAG tCTGCAGAGTTCTTCGATATGCTGGAGAGGATGCAG GTGCCTAAACCTGAAGAGACCAAAAAATGGAAG GATGATTATATCCCCTACCCACGGATAGAAGAT GTCCTGGAGAAGGGTGGTCCATATCCACAGGTTATCCTGCCTCAGTTTGGAGGTTATTGGATTGAGGATGTGGAGGCACCAGCTGGGaccccctcctcctcagagTCCAGTTTctgtgaggaagaggacagagaagatGGGATGAGCCCTGGTGGGGGGCACACTTATCGCCTGGAGTGCAACAGCACGGCGCGTGCCTACCGCAAACACTTCCTCGGCAAG GAGCACATGAACTACTACTGCACTGGCAGCAGCATCGGCAACCTCATCTTGTCTCTAAAGCACGAGGAGGCCGAAGCGCAAGAGTTCTTACGCATCATGCTCAG GTCGAGGGCCAAAACAGTCCATGACAGGATTTCTTTAGCCGGCATCAACCAGCTGCCCAGTGTGCCTCAGATTGCCAAG cttctgtGTGACGATGCCACGGGGCTAAAGTTCAATCCAGTCCTGTACCCACGG GGATCCCAGTTGATAGTGGCTTACGACGAACACGAGGTGAACAACACCTTCAAATTTGGAGTCATCTACCAAAAGTGTGGGCAG ACGTCAGAGGAAGAGCTGTTTGGAAACAATGAGGAGACGCCAGCTTTCAAGGAGTTTCTCAGCATACTGGGTGAAAACATTGACCTTCAGGACTTTAAAGG GTTTCGCGGTGGCTTGGACGTATCCCACGGACAGACGGGGTCTGAATCTGTCTACACTGTcttcagacagagagagattatGTTCCACGTTTCTACCAAGCTACCCTACACCGAGGGAGACGTCCAGCAG CTCCAGAGGAAAAGGCACATAGGAAATGACATTGTGGCCGCGGTCTTCCAGGAAGGGCCCACGCCGTTTGTCCCAGACATGATTGCCTCCAACTTCTTGCATGCTTATGTGCTGGTGCAGGCTGAGAACCCatgtacagaaaacacaacgtACAAG GTGTCTGTAACTGCGAGGGAGGACGTACCTCCTTTTGGACCGCTTCTCCCAAACCCAGCAGTCTTCAAGAAG GGTCCTGAGTTCCGAGACTTCCTGCTGACAAAGTTGATCAATGCTGAAAATGCCTGCTACAAATCTGACAAATTCGCCAAACTGGAG GGGCGAACGCGAGCGGCGCTGCTTGACAACCTCCATGATGAGCTGCACAGGCAGAGTCAGGCCACACTGGGCCTGGGCCAGGCAGGAGACGAGGACAAGCTGGAGAATGGCGGACACGGGGGACTCCTAGAGTCTTTCAAG AGAGCAATGCGTGTCAGGAGCCACTCCATGGAGACCATGGTTGGGTCACAGCGTCACAGAAGCCCCGGGGTAGGAGGTGGAGTACCGGCCAGCCTAAGTGGCGGAGGACTGCCGCAGAGCACCAGCGAATGCACAAAGAGCACTTTTAAT CCTCCCGTGTTGCCAGGCAAGTCTCCTCTGAAGAGTCCAGTGAAGCGGCGGTCAGGCCTcttccctcgcctgcactccaGCACAGAAATacccacagacaaacacacacgcag TGACCAAAAGCCTGCAGAGACCTGCCCATTGTCCCAAGAAGTGAGATCAGAGACATCTAATCCCAGCTCGCCTGAGATCTGCCCCAACAAAGAGAG GCCGTTTATGAAGATGAAGGAGTGCAGTGGCGGTCGGCCAAACATATCTCGTTCTTCGTCCAGcaccagcagcttcagcagcaccACAGGTGAAACAGAAGCTCTGGAAGAACTGGACCCA GTTAGTCACCCCTCTATAGCTTCCTCCTCTGCCTTTAGCCCTTCGCTTAGTGTGGACAGCCAGGGATCAGGTACTCCTGTCATTATGTGCCGCAGTCCGACAG ATGGGAAAAATAAGATGTCACCAAGGTCAAACTTGAAGTTCCGCTTTGACAAAATAAGCCACTCATCTACAGCT
- the LOC122773368 gene encoding rap1 GTPase-activating protein 2-like isoform X2, with amino-acid sequence MSQTGGRIHNKKAGIRAAVILIGLLHKSRKAKEKEREKEESEGKQEQLNISSVPLGECPPSPPRTAPPSMKSAEFFDMLERMQDDYIPYPRIEDVLEKGGPYPQVILPQFGGYWIEDVEAPAGTPSSSESSFCEEEDREDGMSPGGGHTYRLECNSTARAYRKHFLGKEHMNYYCTGSSIGNLILSLKHEEAEAQEFLRIMLRSRAKTVHDRISLAGINQLPSVPQIAKLLCDDATGLKFNPVLYPRGSQLIVAYDEHEVNNTFKFGVIYQKCGQTSEEELFGNNEETPAFKEFLSILGENIDLQDFKGFRGGLDVSHGQTGSESVYTVFRQREIMFHVSTKLPYTEGDVQQLQRKRHIGNDIVAAVFQEGPTPFVPDMIASNFLHAYVLVQAENPCTENTTYKVSVTAREDVPPFGPLLPNPAVFKKGPEFRDFLLTKLINAENACYKSDKFAKLEGRTRAALLDNLHDELHRQSQATLGLGQAGDEDKLENGGHGGLLESFKRAMRVRSHSMETMVGSQRHRSPGVGGGVPASLSGGGLPQSTSECTKSTFNPPVLPGKSPLKSPVKRRSGLFPRLHSSTEIPTDKHTRSDQKPAETCPLSQEVRSETSNPSSPEICPNKERPFMKMKECSGGRPNISRSSSSTSSFSSTTGETEALEELDPVSHPSIASSSAFSPSLSVDSQGSGTPVIMCRSPTDGKNKMSPRSNLKFRFDKISHSSTASE; translated from the exons ATGTCTCAGACTGGAGGACGGATCCACAACAAAAAGGCTGGCATTCGGGCTGCTGTGATCCTGATTGGACTCCTGCACAAGTCGCGCAAAGccaaggagaaggagagggagaaagaggagagtgaAGG GAAACAGGAGCAGCTGAATATTTCCAGCGTCCCTCTGGGAGAATGTCCACCATCGCCGCCCCGCACTGCACCGCCCAGCATGAAG tCTGCAGAGTTCTTCGATATGCTGGAGAGGATGCAG GATGATTATATCCCCTACCCACGGATAGAAGAT GTCCTGGAGAAGGGTGGTCCATATCCACAGGTTATCCTGCCTCAGTTTGGAGGTTATTGGATTGAGGATGTGGAGGCACCAGCTGGGaccccctcctcctcagagTCCAGTTTctgtgaggaagaggacagagaagatGGGATGAGCCCTGGTGGGGGGCACACTTATCGCCTGGAGTGCAACAGCACGGCGCGTGCCTACCGCAAACACTTCCTCGGCAAG GAGCACATGAACTACTACTGCACTGGCAGCAGCATCGGCAACCTCATCTTGTCTCTAAAGCACGAGGAGGCCGAAGCGCAAGAGTTCTTACGCATCATGCTCAG GTCGAGGGCCAAAACAGTCCATGACAGGATTTCTTTAGCCGGCATCAACCAGCTGCCCAGTGTGCCTCAGATTGCCAAG cttctgtGTGACGATGCCACGGGGCTAAAGTTCAATCCAGTCCTGTACCCACGG GGATCCCAGTTGATAGTGGCTTACGACGAACACGAGGTGAACAACACCTTCAAATTTGGAGTCATCTACCAAAAGTGTGGGCAG ACGTCAGAGGAAGAGCTGTTTGGAAACAATGAGGAGACGCCAGCTTTCAAGGAGTTTCTCAGCATACTGGGTGAAAACATTGACCTTCAGGACTTTAAAGG GTTTCGCGGTGGCTTGGACGTATCCCACGGACAGACGGGGTCTGAATCTGTCTACACTGTcttcagacagagagagattatGTTCCACGTTTCTACCAAGCTACCCTACACCGAGGGAGACGTCCAGCAG CTCCAGAGGAAAAGGCACATAGGAAATGACATTGTGGCCGCGGTCTTCCAGGAAGGGCCCACGCCGTTTGTCCCAGACATGATTGCCTCCAACTTCTTGCATGCTTATGTGCTGGTGCAGGCTGAGAACCCatgtacagaaaacacaacgtACAAG GTGTCTGTAACTGCGAGGGAGGACGTACCTCCTTTTGGACCGCTTCTCCCAAACCCAGCAGTCTTCAAGAAG GGTCCTGAGTTCCGAGACTTCCTGCTGACAAAGTTGATCAATGCTGAAAATGCCTGCTACAAATCTGACAAATTCGCCAAACTGGAG GGGCGAACGCGAGCGGCGCTGCTTGACAACCTCCATGATGAGCTGCACAGGCAGAGTCAGGCCACACTGGGCCTGGGCCAGGCAGGAGACGAGGACAAGCTGGAGAATGGCGGACACGGGGGACTCCTAGAGTCTTTCAAG AGAGCAATGCGTGTCAGGAGCCACTCCATGGAGACCATGGTTGGGTCACAGCGTCACAGAAGCCCCGGGGTAGGAGGTGGAGTACCGGCCAGCCTAAGTGGCGGAGGACTGCCGCAGAGCACCAGCGAATGCACAAAGAGCACTTTTAAT CCTCCCGTGTTGCCAGGCAAGTCTCCTCTGAAGAGTCCAGTGAAGCGGCGGTCAGGCCTcttccctcgcctgcactccaGCACAGAAATacccacagacaaacacacacgcag TGACCAAAAGCCTGCAGAGACCTGCCCATTGTCCCAAGAAGTGAGATCAGAGACATCTAATCCCAGCTCGCCTGAGATCTGCCCCAACAAAGAGAG GCCGTTTATGAAGATGAAGGAGTGCAGTGGCGGTCGGCCAAACATATCTCGTTCTTCGTCCAGcaccagcagcttcagcagcaccACAGGTGAAACAGAAGCTCTGGAAGAACTGGACCCA GTTAGTCACCCCTCTATAGCTTCCTCCTCTGCCTTTAGCCCTTCGCTTAGTGTGGACAGCCAGGGATCAGGTACTCCTGTCATTATGTGCCGCAGTCCGACAG ATGGGAAAAATAAGATGTCACCAAGGTCAAACTTGAAGTTCCGCTTTGACAAAATAAGCCACTCATCTACAGCT
- the LOC122773368 gene encoding rap1 GTPase-activating protein 2-like isoform X3 has protein sequence MMRRRRSLTFSGFGWVEKSTLASLKARKQEQLNISSVPLGECPPSPPRTAPPSMKSAEFFDMLERMQVPKPEETKKWKDDYIPYPRIEDVLEKGGPYPQVILPQFGGYWIEDVEAPAGTPSSSESSFCEEEDREDGMSPGGGHTYRLECNSTARAYRKHFLGKEHMNYYCTGSSIGNLILSLKHEEAEAQEFLRIMLRSRAKTVHDRISLAGINQLPSVPQIAKLLCDDATGLKFNPVLYPRGSQLIVAYDEHEVNNTFKFGVIYQKCGQTSEEELFGNNEETPAFKEFLSILGENIDLQDFKGFRGGLDVSHGQTGSESVYTVFRQREIMFHVSTKLPYTEGDVQQLQRKRHIGNDIVAAVFQEGPTPFVPDMIASNFLHAYVLVQAENPCTENTTYKVSVTAREDVPPFGPLLPNPAVFKKGPEFRDFLLTKLINAENACYKSDKFAKLEGRTRAALLDNLHDELHRQSQATLGLGQAGDEDKLENGGHGGLLESFKRAMRVRSHSMETMVGSQRHRSPGVGGGVPASLSGGGLPQSTSECTKSTFNPPVLPGKSPLKSPVKRRSGLFPRLHSSTEIPTDKHTRSDQKPAETCPLSQEVRSETSNPSSPEICPNKERPFMKMKECSGGRPNISRSSSSTSSFSSTTGETEALEELDPVSHPSIASSSAFSPSLSVDSQGSGTPVIMCRSPTDGKNKMSPRSNLKFRFDKISHSSTASE, from the exons GAAACAGGAGCAGCTGAATATTTCCAGCGTCCCTCTGGGAGAATGTCCACCATCGCCGCCCCGCACTGCACCGCCCAGCATGAAG tCTGCAGAGTTCTTCGATATGCTGGAGAGGATGCAG GTGCCTAAACCTGAAGAGACCAAAAAATGGAAG GATGATTATATCCCCTACCCACGGATAGAAGAT GTCCTGGAGAAGGGTGGTCCATATCCACAGGTTATCCTGCCTCAGTTTGGAGGTTATTGGATTGAGGATGTGGAGGCACCAGCTGGGaccccctcctcctcagagTCCAGTTTctgtgaggaagaggacagagaagatGGGATGAGCCCTGGTGGGGGGCACACTTATCGCCTGGAGTGCAACAGCACGGCGCGTGCCTACCGCAAACACTTCCTCGGCAAG GAGCACATGAACTACTACTGCACTGGCAGCAGCATCGGCAACCTCATCTTGTCTCTAAAGCACGAGGAGGCCGAAGCGCAAGAGTTCTTACGCATCATGCTCAG GTCGAGGGCCAAAACAGTCCATGACAGGATTTCTTTAGCCGGCATCAACCAGCTGCCCAGTGTGCCTCAGATTGCCAAG cttctgtGTGACGATGCCACGGGGCTAAAGTTCAATCCAGTCCTGTACCCACGG GGATCCCAGTTGATAGTGGCTTACGACGAACACGAGGTGAACAACACCTTCAAATTTGGAGTCATCTACCAAAAGTGTGGGCAG ACGTCAGAGGAAGAGCTGTTTGGAAACAATGAGGAGACGCCAGCTTTCAAGGAGTTTCTCAGCATACTGGGTGAAAACATTGACCTTCAGGACTTTAAAGG GTTTCGCGGTGGCTTGGACGTATCCCACGGACAGACGGGGTCTGAATCTGTCTACACTGTcttcagacagagagagattatGTTCCACGTTTCTACCAAGCTACCCTACACCGAGGGAGACGTCCAGCAG CTCCAGAGGAAAAGGCACATAGGAAATGACATTGTGGCCGCGGTCTTCCAGGAAGGGCCCACGCCGTTTGTCCCAGACATGATTGCCTCCAACTTCTTGCATGCTTATGTGCTGGTGCAGGCTGAGAACCCatgtacagaaaacacaacgtACAAG GTGTCTGTAACTGCGAGGGAGGACGTACCTCCTTTTGGACCGCTTCTCCCAAACCCAGCAGTCTTCAAGAAG GGTCCTGAGTTCCGAGACTTCCTGCTGACAAAGTTGATCAATGCTGAAAATGCCTGCTACAAATCTGACAAATTCGCCAAACTGGAG GGGCGAACGCGAGCGGCGCTGCTTGACAACCTCCATGATGAGCTGCACAGGCAGAGTCAGGCCACACTGGGCCTGGGCCAGGCAGGAGACGAGGACAAGCTGGAGAATGGCGGACACGGGGGACTCCTAGAGTCTTTCAAG AGAGCAATGCGTGTCAGGAGCCACTCCATGGAGACCATGGTTGGGTCACAGCGTCACAGAAGCCCCGGGGTAGGAGGTGGAGTACCGGCCAGCCTAAGTGGCGGAGGACTGCCGCAGAGCACCAGCGAATGCACAAAGAGCACTTTTAAT CCTCCCGTGTTGCCAGGCAAGTCTCCTCTGAAGAGTCCAGTGAAGCGGCGGTCAGGCCTcttccctcgcctgcactccaGCACAGAAATacccacagacaaacacacacgcag TGACCAAAAGCCTGCAGAGACCTGCCCATTGTCCCAAGAAGTGAGATCAGAGACATCTAATCCCAGCTCGCCTGAGATCTGCCCCAACAAAGAGAG GCCGTTTATGAAGATGAAGGAGTGCAGTGGCGGTCGGCCAAACATATCTCGTTCTTCGTCCAGcaccagcagcttcagcagcaccACAGGTGAAACAGAAGCTCTGGAAGAACTGGACCCA GTTAGTCACCCCTCTATAGCTTCCTCCTCTGCCTTTAGCCCTTCGCTTAGTGTGGACAGCCAGGGATCAGGTACTCCTGTCATTATGTGCCGCAGTCCGACAG ATGGGAAAAATAAGATGTCACCAAGGTCAAACTTGAAGTTCCGCTTTGACAAAATAAGCCACTCATCTACAGCT
- the LOC122773368 gene encoding rap1 GTPase-activating protein 2-like isoform X4, whose product MFSPACKGSAGEPRVEKSTLASLKARKQEQLNISSVPLGECPPSPPRTAPPSMKSAEFFDMLERMQVPKPEETKKWKDDYIPYPRIEDVLEKGGPYPQVILPQFGGYWIEDVEAPAGTPSSSESSFCEEEDREDGMSPGGGHTYRLECNSTARAYRKHFLGKEHMNYYCTGSSIGNLILSLKHEEAEAQEFLRIMLRSRAKTVHDRISLAGINQLPSVPQIAKLLCDDATGLKFNPVLYPRGSQLIVAYDEHEVNNTFKFGVIYQKCGQTSEEELFGNNEETPAFKEFLSILGENIDLQDFKGFRGGLDVSHGQTGSESVYTVFRQREIMFHVSTKLPYTEGDVQQLQRKRHIGNDIVAAVFQEGPTPFVPDMIASNFLHAYVLVQAENPCTENTTYKVSVTAREDVPPFGPLLPNPAVFKKGPEFRDFLLTKLINAENACYKSDKFAKLEGRTRAALLDNLHDELHRQSQATLGLGQAGDEDKLENGGHGGLLESFKRAMRVRSHSMETMVGSQRHRSPGVGGGVPASLSGGGLPQSTSECTKSTFNPPVLPGKSPLKSPVKRRSGLFPRLHSSTEIPTDKHTRSDQKPAETCPLSQEVRSETSNPSSPEICPNKERPFMKMKECSGGRPNISRSSSSTSSFSSTTGETEALEELDPVSHPSIASSSAFSPSLSVDSQGSGTPVIMCRSPTDGKNKMSPRSNLKFRFDKISHSSTASE is encoded by the exons GAAACAGGAGCAGCTGAATATTTCCAGCGTCCCTCTGGGAGAATGTCCACCATCGCCGCCCCGCACTGCACCGCCCAGCATGAAG tCTGCAGAGTTCTTCGATATGCTGGAGAGGATGCAG GTGCCTAAACCTGAAGAGACCAAAAAATGGAAG GATGATTATATCCCCTACCCACGGATAGAAGAT GTCCTGGAGAAGGGTGGTCCATATCCACAGGTTATCCTGCCTCAGTTTGGAGGTTATTGGATTGAGGATGTGGAGGCACCAGCTGGGaccccctcctcctcagagTCCAGTTTctgtgaggaagaggacagagaagatGGGATGAGCCCTGGTGGGGGGCACACTTATCGCCTGGAGTGCAACAGCACGGCGCGTGCCTACCGCAAACACTTCCTCGGCAAG GAGCACATGAACTACTACTGCACTGGCAGCAGCATCGGCAACCTCATCTTGTCTCTAAAGCACGAGGAGGCCGAAGCGCAAGAGTTCTTACGCATCATGCTCAG GTCGAGGGCCAAAACAGTCCATGACAGGATTTCTTTAGCCGGCATCAACCAGCTGCCCAGTGTGCCTCAGATTGCCAAG cttctgtGTGACGATGCCACGGGGCTAAAGTTCAATCCAGTCCTGTACCCACGG GGATCCCAGTTGATAGTGGCTTACGACGAACACGAGGTGAACAACACCTTCAAATTTGGAGTCATCTACCAAAAGTGTGGGCAG ACGTCAGAGGAAGAGCTGTTTGGAAACAATGAGGAGACGCCAGCTTTCAAGGAGTTTCTCAGCATACTGGGTGAAAACATTGACCTTCAGGACTTTAAAGG GTTTCGCGGTGGCTTGGACGTATCCCACGGACAGACGGGGTCTGAATCTGTCTACACTGTcttcagacagagagagattatGTTCCACGTTTCTACCAAGCTACCCTACACCGAGGGAGACGTCCAGCAG CTCCAGAGGAAAAGGCACATAGGAAATGACATTGTGGCCGCGGTCTTCCAGGAAGGGCCCACGCCGTTTGTCCCAGACATGATTGCCTCCAACTTCTTGCATGCTTATGTGCTGGTGCAGGCTGAGAACCCatgtacagaaaacacaacgtACAAG GTGTCTGTAACTGCGAGGGAGGACGTACCTCCTTTTGGACCGCTTCTCCCAAACCCAGCAGTCTTCAAGAAG GGTCCTGAGTTCCGAGACTTCCTGCTGACAAAGTTGATCAATGCTGAAAATGCCTGCTACAAATCTGACAAATTCGCCAAACTGGAG GGGCGAACGCGAGCGGCGCTGCTTGACAACCTCCATGATGAGCTGCACAGGCAGAGTCAGGCCACACTGGGCCTGGGCCAGGCAGGAGACGAGGACAAGCTGGAGAATGGCGGACACGGGGGACTCCTAGAGTCTTTCAAG AGAGCAATGCGTGTCAGGAGCCACTCCATGGAGACCATGGTTGGGTCACAGCGTCACAGAAGCCCCGGGGTAGGAGGTGGAGTACCGGCCAGCCTAAGTGGCGGAGGACTGCCGCAGAGCACCAGCGAATGCACAAAGAGCACTTTTAAT CCTCCCGTGTTGCCAGGCAAGTCTCCTCTGAAGAGTCCAGTGAAGCGGCGGTCAGGCCTcttccctcgcctgcactccaGCACAGAAATacccacagacaaacacacacgcag TGACCAAAAGCCTGCAGAGACCTGCCCATTGTCCCAAGAAGTGAGATCAGAGACATCTAATCCCAGCTCGCCTGAGATCTGCCCCAACAAAGAGAG GCCGTTTATGAAGATGAAGGAGTGCAGTGGCGGTCGGCCAAACATATCTCGTTCTTCGTCCAGcaccagcagcttcagcagcaccACAGGTGAAACAGAAGCTCTGGAAGAACTGGACCCA GTTAGTCACCCCTCTATAGCTTCCTCCTCTGCCTTTAGCCCTTCGCTTAGTGTGGACAGCCAGGGATCAGGTACTCCTGTCATTATGTGCCGCAGTCCGACAG ATGGGAAAAATAAGATGTCACCAAGGTCAAACTTGAAGTTCCGCTTTGACAAAATAAGCCACTCATCTACAGCT